The Euphorbia lathyris chromosome 3, ddEupLath1.1, whole genome shotgun sequence genome contains a region encoding:
- the LOC136223020 gene encoding glyoxylate/succinic semialdehyde reductase 2, chloroplastic yields the protein MAMSSSFCPITLLVKTNNTHRLKFCTAMAMCSSFCPQLPAHFRATPISSFSPRLQVFVSSKAFSVQAASAKADESRARIGFLGLGIMGSPMAQNLIKVGCDVTVWNRTKSKCDPLISLGAKYKPSPEEVAAACDVTFAMLADPESAVEVACGKNGATVGMSPGKGYVDVSTVDGGTSKLIGGQIKATGASFLEAPVSGSKKPAEDGQLIFLTAGDKSLYEIAAPFLDIMGKSRFFLGEVGNGAAMKLVVNMVMGSMMASFSEGLLLSEKVGLDPNVLVEVVSQGAISAPMYSMKGPSMIKSQYPTAFPLKHQQKDLRLALGLAESVSQPTPIAAATNELYKVAKSHGLSDSDFSAVIEALKAKLQS from the exons ATGGCTATGAGCTCAAGCTTTTGCCCTATAACCCTGTTGGTGAAGACCAATAACACCCATCGCTTGAAATTCTGCACAGCCATGGCTATGTGCTCAAGCTTTTGCCCTCAATTGCCCGCCCATTTTAGAGCAACGCCCATTTCTTCTTTCTCCCCGAGACTGCAAGTTTTTGTTTCTTCTAAAGCTTTCTCTGTCCAAGCAGCCTCTGCAAAAG CTGATGAATCACGCGCTCGTATTGGATTCCTGGGTTTGGGGATTATGGGTTCTCCAATGGCACAGAATCTCATAAAAGTTGG ATGTGATGTGACTGTTTGGAATAGAACTAAAAGCAAATGTGATCCTCTCATCAGCTTAGGTGCAAA GTATAAACCTTCTCCTGAAGAAGTAGCTGCTGCATGTGATGTCACATTCGCCATGCTTGCTGATCCTGAAAGTGCA GTGGAGGTGGCATGTGGAAAGAATGGAGCTACGGTTGGTATGAGTCCAGGAAAAGG GTATGTAGATGTTTCAACTGTTGATGGCGGCACATCTAAATTGATAGGTGGACAGATCAAAGCTACCGGAGCATCATTTTTGGAG GCTCCTGTTTCTGGTTCCAAAAAACCAGCAGAAGATGGACAACTTATATTTCTTACTGCAG GTGACAAATCTCTGTATGAAATAGCTGCTCCATTCTTAGACATAATGGGGAAG TCAAGATTCTTTCTTGGAGAGGTTGGAAATGGGGCTGCAATGAAACTTGTTGTCAACATGGTCATGGGCAG TATGATGGCATCCTTTTCTGAAGGGTTGCTTCTCAGTGAGAAAGTCGGGTTGGACCCAAATGTACTCGTTGAG GTAGTGTCACAGGGTGCCATTAGTGCACCAATGTACTCAATGAAAGGTCCTTCTATGATAAAATCTCAATACCCTACTGCTTTCCCTTTGAAGCATCAACAGAAG GATTTGAGACTCGCTCTGGGATTAGCGGAATCTGTTTCCCAACCAACTCCAATTGCTGCTGCTACAAATGAACTATACAAAGTTGCTAAAAGTCACGGCCTCAGCGATAGTGATTTTTCTGCAGTTATTGAAGCACTGAAAGCTAAACTGCAGTCTTGA
- the LOC136223021 gene encoding DEK domain-containing chromatin-associated protein 4 — protein sequence MEIVGEDGSTVKLKDDGSDSKAVFGRDSGFNTKDRTVSRRHVLFQLRNTENQTEPRVSFQVVGKNPLWLRSGDGERKIEVFRKLDKGEMGAGDCFCISSQSPVWYNLKKTEVEKEKDLGNDNGSERLNGNSESLDISQIDPVKEFGFLIIGHEFDCYPNQRIRNPNNWDWFLEETKQDDDSDDEKKRKRGVRRKRKKDEDEDEDGEWSDESEDMETAAKIKRVGRPKYSTRSKDKNKGEERKTDHSRMKVDDDDDDTLGGFIVNDDDEEEGENDEEEEEELMEDEEEEELDE from the exons ATGGAGATTGTAGGCGAAGATGGCTCTACGGTTAAACTGAAAGACGACGGTTCCGATTCCAAAGCTGTATTTGGAAGAGATTCAGGGTTTAATACCAAAGACAGAACAGTCTCTCGCCGGCACGTGTTGTTTCAGCTCCGCAACACCGAGAACCAAACAGAGCCTAGGGTTTCATTTCAAGTTGTTGGGAAGAACCCACTGTGGTTACGAAGCGGTGATGGCGAGAGAAAGATTGAAGTTTTCAGGAAGCTCGACAAGGGTGAGATGGGAGCTGGTGACTGCTTCTGCATATCAAGTCAAAGCCCTGTGTGGTACAATCTGAAGAAAACTGAAGttgaaaaggaaaaagattTGGGGAATGATAATGGAAGTGAAAGATTGAATGGGAATTCGGAAAGTCTCGACATTTCACAGATTGACCCTGTTAAAG AGTTTGGATTTCTGATAATTGGTCACGAGTTTGATTGCTATCCTAATCAAAGAATACGCAACCCTAATAATTGGGATTGGTTTCTAGAGGAAACTAAGCAAGATGATGATAGTGATGAtgagaagaaaaggaaaagaggtgtgagaagaaaaaggaagaaagatgaagatgaagatgaagatggtgAATGGAGTGATGAGAGTGAAGATATGGAAACTGCAGCAAAAATCAAAAGAGTTGGTAGACCAAAATATTCAACAAGATCCAAGGACAAAAATAAAGGTGAAGAAAGAAAGACAGATCATTCAAGGATGaaagttgatgatgatgatgatgatacaCTAGGAGGGTTTATTgtgaatgatgatgatgaggaagaaggagaaaatgatgaggaagaagaggaagaattgatggaggatgaggaagaagaagagctAGATGAGTAA